A single genomic interval of Zobellia nedashkovskayae harbors:
- a CDS encoding DUF1573 domain-containing protein, with protein sequence MRKTFFALSMCSLMAFVSCKENASSKVKTDNVVEAAQRDEAGKQIPVMEFEKAEHDFGTIEQGTPQETVFMFTNTGNAPLIITNATSSCGCTVPNPPKDPIAPGATGELVVKFNGSGQNQITKTITVNANTEKGTEQLRIKAFVNPKGAAPVGPTK encoded by the coding sequence ATGAGAAAAACATTTTTTGCCTTGAGCATGTGTTCACTTATGGCGTTCGTTTCATGTAAAGAAAACGCGTCTAGTAAAGTAAAAACAGATAATGTAGTCGAAGCTGCACAACGTGATGAAGCTGGTAAACAAATTCCAGTAATGGAGTTTGAGAAAGCAGAGCACGATTTTGGTACAATAGAACAAGGTACTCCACAGGAGACTGTTTTTATGTTTACAAATACGGGTAATGCTCCATTAATAATTACTAACGCAACAAGTTCTTGTGGTTGTACGGTTCCTAACCCACCAAAAGATCCTATTGCACCTGGTGCTACAGGAGAGTTGGTTGTTAAGTTTAATGGATCTGGACAGAACCAAATAACTAAAACAATTACTGTAAATGCTAATACTGAAAAAGGTACTGAACAATTACGTATTAAGGCATTTGTGAACCCTAAAGGAGCTGCTCCAGTAGGACCAACAAAATAA
- a CDS encoding Gfo/Idh/MocA family protein translates to MYQNRRNFIKKSSLALAGSSAAFLFPMELLATMRKRVGPNDRINVGLIGCKGMGFSDLTSMLKMSETNVIALCDIDEAVLQTRTADLEKAGIKKPLWYRDYRKLLENKDIDVVIIGTPDHWHCLQLTDALMAGKDVYCEKPIANSIQESNIMLNYVSSSDRMVQVGQWQRSQPHFVDAINFVHSGKLGNIRLAKAWAYQGWMKPVPIVSDSVAPEGVDYKMWLGPAPERAFNANRFHFNFRWFWDYAGGLMTDWGVHLLDYALYGMKAGTPKSVMALGGKFAYPEDASETPDTLQTVYEYDGFSILWEHATGIDGGNYGRNHGIAFIGNNGTLVVDRNGWEVIPEEEFAGWGKKGTPKMEAVSYNKGDASGLDLHTENFIEAVKSRDNTKLNAPIKVGYDAALVSHMGNVAFKTGNRIYWDAASGKFKEEDANKLITANYQNNWKLPML, encoded by the coding sequence ATGTACCAAAATAGAAGAAACTTTATCAAAAAAAGTTCATTGGCCTTAGCAGGATCCAGTGCCGCATTTTTATTTCCAATGGAGCTTTTAGCTACTATGCGGAAACGCGTAGGTCCTAATGATCGGATTAACGTTGGGTTGATTGGTTGTAAGGGAATGGGTTTTAGTGATTTGACTTCAATGTTGAAGATGAGCGAAACAAACGTGATTGCGCTTTGCGATATAGATGAAGCTGTACTCCAAACAAGAACTGCAGACCTCGAAAAAGCAGGAATCAAAAAGCCCTTATGGTATCGGGATTATCGTAAGTTATTAGAGAATAAAGATATTGATGTAGTAATTATTGGAACGCCAGACCACTGGCATTGTCTACAACTGACTGATGCTCTCATGGCAGGAAAGGACGTTTATTGTGAGAAACCAATAGCAAACTCTATTCAGGAATCTAATATAATGCTGAATTACGTAAGCTCCAGCGACCGTATGGTACAAGTTGGACAATGGCAGCGTAGTCAACCTCATTTTGTAGATGCTATTAATTTTGTGCATTCCGGTAAATTGGGAAATATACGCTTGGCAAAAGCTTGGGCCTATCAAGGTTGGATGAAACCTGTACCTATAGTTTCAGATTCCGTAGCTCCAGAAGGTGTAGATTATAAAATGTGGTTGGGTCCTGCTCCAGAGCGTGCTTTTAATGCAAATCGGTTTCATTTTAATTTCCGATGGTTTTGGGATTATGCAGGGGGATTAATGACGGACTGGGGTGTGCATTTGTTGGATTATGCTTTATACGGAATGAAAGCAGGAACCCCTAAATCTGTAATGGCATTAGGTGGAAAATTCGCGTATCCTGAAGATGCTTCTGAAACTCCTGATACTTTACAGACCGTTTATGAGTATGATGGCTTTTCAATTCTTTGGGAGCACGCTACGGGAATAGATGGCGGGAATTACGGTCGTAACCATGGTATTGCTTTTATTGGAAATAACGGAACTCTTGTAGTAGACCGCAACGGTTGGGAAGTAATACCTGAAGAAGAATTTGCGGGTTGGGGCAAAAAAGGAACCCCTAAAATGGAAGCAGTTTCTTATAATAAGGGTGACGCTAGCGGTTTGGATTTGCATACAGAAAACTTTATAGAAGCGGTAAAGAGTAGAGATAATACCAAGCTTAATGCACCTATTAAAGTGGGGTATGACGCGGCATTGGTATCGCACATGGGTAATGTGGCTTTTAAAACAGGTAATCGTATTTATTGGGATGCAGCATCTGGTAAGTTTAAAGAGGAAGATGCTAATAAGCTGATTACGGCCAACTATCAAAATAATTGGAAACTACCTATGTTATAA
- the yajC gene encoding preprotein translocase subunit YajC: protein MGDIGQFLPMILIFVVAYFFMIRPQMKRQKDEKKFAAELKRGDRVVTKSGLHGKIMDLNDSDFSCILETMAGKLKFDRSSISMEMSKKLNTPEKK from the coding sequence ATGGGTGATATAGGACAGTTTCTTCCGATGATTTTGATTTTTGTGGTAGCGTATTTCTTTATGATACGTCCTCAAATGAAACGCCAGAAAGATGAAAAGAAATTCGCAGCTGAATTAAAAAGAGGCGATAGGGTAGTTACAAAAAGTGGTTTGCACGGCAAGATCATGGATCTTAACGATAGTGATTTTTCTTGCATACTAGAAACTATGGCTGGTAAATTAAAATTTGATCGTTCTTCCATTTCTATGGAAATGAGCAAAAAATTGAACACTCCCGAAAAGAAATAA